Sequence from the Caballeronia sp. SL2Y3 genome:
ACGCAATCCAGTTATCGACCTTGTCGCGCCACGCTTTCTCTCCGTAGCGCACGCCCATGGAGATTTCGAAGTCGAAACGAATGCCGGGCTGTTGCGGGAACGGAACGAGCCTTACTTTGTTGTCCGAACGATTGACGAAGTATCCCGCGATCGGTCCCCAGACGAACGCAGCATCGACGTTGCCTTGCGACAGGTCGTGCTCGATCATCTCGCCAGGAAACGCTTCTGGATCGCCGCTTTGCCCTTGATACGACACCGCCTGTTCGATGAGGTTATTCCTGAGCAGCCAGTCCACGGCCGGGCTCTTGACGAAGATGCCGAGCTTCATTTTCTTGAGTTGATCCGGCGGCAGACTCATCAGATCAGCGGGCGTCTTGATATTCGCGTATTCCGGGCGATTCGGAAAGACCATGGCGTAGGTGGAATGCAGATACGGCCGCGTCGTCGCAGTGAGTTCATAACCTTTGGGTACGCCGATAATGAGGTCGCATTTATATTGCTCGGTATTCGGCACCTTGTCGCGCAGCGTATTCCTCACGAAACCCATGCGCTGCGGATAAAACGTGTATTCGAGCTTATAGCCGAAATCACTCGCCATCTGGCTCGCGATTTTGTTCTCGAAGCCTTCGCCCTTCTCGTTCGAAAGCGGCATGTTGTTGGGGTCGGCGCATACGCGCAGCACGCCGTCGGCGCCGTCGTTGTTCGGGAGGCTCGGCGGCGGGCCGCCTGCGCCTTGCGCGAACGCGGCGTCGGTCGAAAGCATCGCAAACGCTGAAAGCAATGCGGCCATACGACCGGACCGCACCGTACGACTGGCCTTACACTGAAACATGAAGCCTCCGGGAGTAGAAGCGGTCATCGTGCGCCGCTCGCGATGCCTTCACTTCGCATCGATTGCTTGCAGGTCGCCCGGATTGATCTTGCCGTCGGACCGTCCCTTCAGGTAGGTGTAGAGATTCTCCCAATTCTTTTGCATCATCTGGCTTGCGCTGAAGTCGGGCATGCCCTTGTCGACACGTCCGCCGAAGACCGTGCGATGAAATTCGTTCTTGTCGAGCGTCTTGAACGCGTCGACGAGAGAGGGACCGACCAGACCTTCCTGCTTCGCCCCGTGACACCGTTCGCACGCGAGCGCGCGCCAGGTACGCCATCCTTGCAGCGTATCGTTGTCGACCTTGTTGCCGTCGACGACCTGGTACGCCACCGGCTTCATTTGCCCTGACGAGGTCTGAGCGAAAGGCGCGGATGACGCAACCAGCGCTATCGACAACACCAGGATGGTTCGGCCTATCATTCGCGTGTCTCCTTCAATATGTTTTTTATGCAAGGCCCTGCTTTGCGCGACGGCACGCATGCCGCCGCGCAATCCTGCTCACGCCATGTCAACTCGGGACAGCGAAGATGAAGAGCGTGCCGCCAAGCGCCGTGTACTTCGCGAGTTCGCGGTAACCGCCTACCGCACCGAGGCCTTCCGTCGACTTCTCGAGTCCCGCCGCCATGCCGATGCCGGCCCAGCCGCCGATGCCCGAATACACGCCGACGTATTGCTTGCCCTGGTACTGATACGTGAACACGTTGCCGATGATGCCGGACGGTGTCTTGAACTTCCAAAGCTCCTTGCCGTCCTTGATGCGTACCGCCTTGATGTAGCCTTCGAGCGTGCCGTAGAACACGATGCCGCCTGCTGTCGCCAGCGCGCCGGACCACACCGAGAACCGCTCGGGCTTGGACCATGCGATCTTGCCCTTGGCCGCATCCCACGCGATGAAGTTGCCCATCGCGCCGTTTTCGTTCGGCCCCGGATACATCGAAAGCGTTGCCCCGACGAACGGCTGACCCGACACGTAATCGACCTGGAACGGTTCGTAGTCCATACAAACGTGATTGGTCGGAACGAGGAAGAGACTCGAGTTCGGATCATAGGCGGCAGGCTGCTGATCTTTCGATCCGAGCGCGGCAGGACAAATGCCCTTCACGTTGTGGTCAGGACCCGCCTTTTGCGTCGAATAGCTCGCGTTGCGAATGGGCAGGCCGCTCTTGATATCCACGCTATCGGCCCAATTTACTGCCGGATCGTACTTCTGCGCGACGAGCAGTTCGCCGGTTTCGCGGTTCAGCGTATAGCCGAAGCCGTTGCGGTCGAAGTGAACGATCGCGGGCACTCGCTTGCCGCCGATGTTCAGATCCGACAAGATCATTTCATTGACGCCGTCATAGTCCCATTCGTCGTGCGGCGTCATTTGGTAAACCCACTTCGCCTTGCCGGTATTCAGGTCGCGCGCGAAGATCGACATCGACCATTTGTTGTCGCCGGGGCGCTGGGTCGGGTTCCACGTGCCGGGGTTACCCGTGCCGTAGTAGACGAGATTGAGTTTCGGGTCCCATGCGTACCATCCCCATGTCGTGCCGCCGCCGTATTTCCATTGATCGCCTTGCCAGCTCTTGGTCGACGAGTCGGCGCCCACGGGCATCATCTTGCCGTCGGACCACGTCATGGTTTGCTGCGGGTCCAGCAACATCTCATCGTCGGGGCCCGTGCTGTAGGCCTTCCACACTTCCTTGCCGTCCTTGATGTTGTACGCGACGAGACGGCCACGCACACCGAATTCGCCACCGGATATGCCGGTCAGCACCTTGTCGCCGAATACGTGTGGCGCGTTAGTGTTCGTCTCGCCTTTCTTCGGATCGCCGTTCTGCGCGCTCCATACGACATCGCCGGTCTTCGCGTCGAGCGCGACGAGTTTGGTATCGGCTTGCTGGAGGAAGATCTTGCCGTCGCCATAAGCGAGGCCGCGGTTGACTGTGTCGCAGCACATCACGGAGATGACCTGCTGATCCTGCTTCGGCTGGTATTGCCAGATGAACGTTTGGTCCTTTAGGTTGATCGCAATGACTTTGTTGGGAAACGGCGAATGAATATACATCGTGTCGCCGATGACGAGCGGCGATCCTTCGTGACCACGTAGCACACCGGTGGACATGGTCCAGGCGACCTGCAACTTGCCGACGTTGTTTTCGTTGATCTGCTTGAGCGTGCTATAGCGGTGATTCGAGTAATCGCCCGCTTGCGCTGCCCAATTCGAAGGATTCTTGATGAGGCTGTCGAGTTGCGGATCGGCCTGCGCCACATACGAATTCAGGCCTGCTGTCGCAACCACCGCCAGTCCAAGAACCAGGGTGCGTAAGTTCATGTCTCCTCCAGAATGGTGATGCCTCCGACCCAGGGATGACCACGCTACCGGTTTGCATCGCGCGCGCCTTCTCAATGCAGGTAACGAGCTACGCTGTGCCCGGTCATGGCCGAACGCATGCGTATCGACGCCAATTGCATATTCCATGCCGGTCTAATGCGCTCGTTCGCGTACTGTGATGGCGCGGGAAGGACATGCTGTTCGCTTATGTTCGCGAGTAAGCGTGCGGTGTATCACGAGACATACTGTGTCAAATCCGCGAAATCACTGGCTTCTCGCTCATTCGTTTCTGATGCGCCGCAGCAGTGTTTGCGTTTGCTTGTGCGCCTTTGACAAAGACGCGCATACTGAATCACTCACGTATTGTTTGAGACCTCGCCATGACTCAAGCCGAGAAGGTGTACTCCGATGCGGAAATTGCCGAGCGTCTTAGCGGTGTGCTCAAACACTGGTACTTCGAGGATGGATGGCTCCGGCGCAAGTTCCGCACGGAAGGCTGGAAGGGCACGCTGATGGTCGTCAATACGGTGGGCCATCTTGCGGAAGCGGCCTGGCATCATCCGGACCTTACTGTTTCTTATGCGTTCGTGATCGTGAAGCTCAAGACGCATTCGGCCAAGGGCATCACCGATAAAGACTTTGCGCTTGCTTCCAAAATCGAAGAAGTCGTGCAGTGGCGGCCCTCGCTCGAGGGAGGGCCTCTTAGCGGGACGCCCTCCGATGATCAGCGGTTTCGGTATATCAAGTACGATTGATTTTTTTGCTTCTTCCGTTTAGGGCGAGGGCGGTTATTGTCGTGGAACTTGTATTCGTGTCGGTCTATTAGCGTTGCCCCTCCCCGGGGCCGGGGTCACTTTCTTGGCTGTCGACCAGAGTAGGCGCTT
This genomic interval carries:
- a CDS encoding 4a-hydroxytetrahydrobiopterin dehydratase, which gives rise to MTQAEKVYSDAEIAERLSGVLKHWYFEDGWLRRKFRTEGWKGTLMVVNTVGHLAEAAWHHPDLTVSYAFVIVKLKTHSAKGITDKDFALASKIEEVVQWRPSLEGGPLSGTPSDDQRFRYIKYD
- a CDS encoding substrate-binding domain-containing protein — encoded protein: MLSTDAAFAQGAGGPPPSLPNNDGADGVLRVCADPNNMPLSNEKGEGFENKIASQMASDFGYKLEYTFYPQRMGFVRNTLRDKVPNTEQYKCDLIIGVPKGYELTATTRPYLHSTYAMVFPNRPEYANIKTPADLMSLPPDQLKKMKLGIFVKSPAVDWLLRNNLIEQAVSYQGQSGDPEAFPGEMIEHDLSQGNVDAAFVWGPIAGYFVNRSDNKVRLVPFPQQPGIRFDFEISMGVRYGEKAWRDKVDNWIASNQPKIDQILTSYQVPLLPLQPMQPAQAQ
- a CDS encoding methanol/ethanol family PQQ-dependent dehydrogenase, with protein sequence MNLRTLVLGLAVVATAGLNSYVAQADPQLDSLIKNPSNWAAQAGDYSNHRYSTLKQINENNVGKLQVAWTMSTGVLRGHEGSPLVIGDTMYIHSPFPNKVIAINLKDQTFIWQYQPKQDQQVISVMCCDTVNRGLAYGDGKIFLQQADTKLVALDAKTGDVVWSAQNGDPKKGETNTNAPHVFGDKVLTGISGGEFGVRGRLVAYNIKDGKEVWKAYSTGPDDEMLLDPQQTMTWSDGKMMPVGADSSTKSWQGDQWKYGGGTTWGWYAWDPKLNLVYYGTGNPGTWNPTQRPGDNKWSMSIFARDLNTGKAKWVYQMTPHDEWDYDGVNEMILSDLNIGGKRVPAIVHFDRNGFGYTLNRETGELLVAQKYDPAVNWADSVDIKSGLPIRNASYSTQKAGPDHNVKGICPAALGSKDQQPAAYDPNSSLFLVPTNHVCMDYEPFQVDYVSGQPFVGATLSMYPGPNENGAMGNFIAWDAAKGKIAWSKPERFSVWSGALATAGGIVFYGTLEGYIKAVRIKDGKELWKFKTPSGIIGNVFTYQYQGKQYVGVYSGIGGWAGIGMAAGLEKSTEGLGAVGGYRELAKYTALGGTLFIFAVPS
- a CDS encoding c-type cytochrome: MIGRTILVLSIALVASSAPFAQTSSGQMKPVAYQVVDGNKVDNDTLQGWRTWRALACERCHGAKQEGLVGPSLVDAFKTLDKNEFHRTVFGGRVDKGMPDFSASQMMQKNWENLYTYLKGRSDGKINPGDLQAIDAK